One part of the Amaranthus tricolor cultivar Red isolate AtriRed21 chromosome 16, ASM2621246v1, whole genome shotgun sequence genome encodes these proteins:
- the LOC130802164 gene encoding GDSL esterase/lipase 7-like, whose amino-acid sequence MEFINIIPFNIFFIFSYLLFCGKCSSSKLPLVPALYVFGDSLFDSGNNNFLPTLAKANYYPYGVNFPGSFPTGRFTNGKTTADFIADYLGLPYPTPRVSLIKPTSLTGYNYASGSCGILPETGKFVGECLNLDEQMKMFETTVKIQLGLHFRNRTELAQYLAKSIFIFSVGNNDYINTYFGIVKTRQHYSPPQFAKLLVDSLSRKLQRLYDLGARKIVVFELGPIGCIPSIMRGLRPKGIKCDENKNKIVSLFNNELGLMLNNLSLTLQHSHFIIGRAHSLAYDAIINPAKYGLRDSSNPCCKSWLNGTFSCIPELTPCSAPDEHFFWDGYHLTEATCSVVASHCINGSDVCLPINIQQLVQA is encoded by the exons atggaatttattaatattataccctttaatattttctttatattctcatatttattattttgtgggAAATGTAGCTCATCAAAATTACCTCTTGTTCCTGCACTTTATGTGTTTGGAGATTCATTATTTGATAGtggaaataataattttttgccTACATTAGCTAAGGCTAATTACTATCCTTATGGTGTTAATTTTCCTGGAAGTTTTCCTACTGGAAGATTTACTAATGGAAAGACTACTGCTGATTTTATAG CTGATTATCTTGGACTTCCATATCCTACACCACGAGTTAGCTTAATCAAGCCAACTTCTCTTACTGGATACAACTACGCTTCTGGATCTTGCGGCATTCTTCCTGAAACTGGCAAATTTGTT GGTGAATGCTTGAatttggatgaacaaatgaaAATGTTTGAAACCACAGTGAAAATACAGTTAGGCTTGCACTTCAGGAACAGAACTGAGCTTGCACAATATTTGGCTAagtctatttttattttctcagtGGGAAATAACGATTACATCAACACTTATTTTGGCATCGTTAAAACTCGTCAACATTATAGTCCTCCACAATTTGCTAAACTCCTCGTCGATTCTTTATCACGAAAATTACAG AGACTATATGATTTGGGAGCAAGGAAGATAGTGGTGTTCGAGTTGGGCCCAATTGGTTGCATTCCATCAATTATGAGGGGTTTGAGGCCCAAGGGAATAAAATgcgatgaaaataaaaataaaattgtgtcATTGTTCAACAATGAGCTTGGATTAATGCTCAACAATTTAAGTTTAACTCTTCAACATTCTCATTTCATAATTGGGCGTGCTCATTCGCTTGCCTATGATGCTATCATCAATCCTGCTAAATATG GTTTAAGAGATAGTAGCAATCCATGTTGCAAATCATGGTTAAATGGAACATTCTCATGCATACCAGAGCTAACACCATGCTCAGCCCCTGACGAACATTTCTTTTGGGATGGCTATCATCTTACCGAAGCAACTTGCTCCGTCGTCGCATCTCATTGTATTAATGGCTCTGATGTTTGTCTTCCTATCAACATCCAGCAGCTGGTTCAAGCCTAG
- the LOC130802165 gene encoding phosphatidylinositol 4-kinase gamma 6-like, with translation MAAAALRGPFSSECLENGSQLGRRRVFVQTETGCVLGIELDGSENAHTVKKKLQLSLNVPTEETLLTCGDRVLRNDLSTVRNHSPLLLTRNCLHRSSSTPCLSPLAKDLYQKDVSCPIEVIGCSSRLPVTNQLVEAIVVGMNNGIDPIPVHSGLGGAYLFRDSDGANVAIVKPTDEEPFAPNNPKGFVGKALGQPGLKGSVRVGETGFREVAAYLLDYDGFANVPLTALVKITHPIFNINDGVNGNCHQQREKISKIASFQQFILHDCDANDHGTSSFPVSSVHRIGILDIRILNTDRHAGNILVRKLDDGVGRFNQVDLVPIDHGLCLPESLEDPYFEWIHWPQASIPFSEDELQYIANLDPFHDSEMLRVELPMIREACLRVLVLCTIFLKEAASFGLCLAEVGEMMSREFLTHAEEPSKLELICIEAKSVLHDCEMMFNTTSSIDDDESQFDLECEVSNGNLSRILEDKLSIKNESANEHFPTSSSFFPVVDMNEDQWQTFLDEFQKLLHPAFANHKAGRAGLRLTRKFGTSCKF, from the coding sequence ATGGCTGCAGCTGCGTTGAGAGGCCCTTTTAGCAGTGAATGCCTTGAGAATGGTAGTCAACTCGGAAGAAGACGTGTCTTTGTTCAAACCGAAACCGGCTGTGTATTGGGTATCGAGCTCGATGGAAGTGAAAACGCTCATACCGTGAAGAAAAAACTACAGTTGTCTTTAAACGTACCGACTGAAGAGACATTGTTGACTTGTGGGGATCGGGTTTTAAGGAATGATCTCAGCACCGTTAGAAACCATTCACCGCTTCTTCTTACAAGAAATTGCTTGCATCGTAGTTCTTCTACACCGTGTCTTTCTCCTTTGGCTAAGGATCTTTATCAAAAAGATGTGAGTTGCCCGATTGAAGTCATAGGTTGCTCGAGCCGCCTCCCTGTGACGAATCAGTTGGTGGAGGCGATTGTGGTGGGGATGAATAACGGGATTGATCCAATCCCCGTGCATAGTGGTCTTGGTGGTGCTTATTTATTTCGGGATTCAGATGGTGCGAATGTTGCAATCGTTAAGCCAACCGATGAGGAGCCTTTTGCTCCGAATAACCCAAAAGGTTTTGTTGGAAAAGCTCTTGGCCAACCGGGACTTAAAGGGTCGGTTCGTGTGGGAGAAACGGGGTTTAGAGAAGTAGCAGCTTATCTTCTCGACTATGACGGTTTTGCAAATGTGCCTTTAACCGCTCTCGTGAAAATAACTCACCCAATCTTCAATATCAACGATGGAGTGAACGGGAATTGTCACCAACAAAGGGAGAAAATTAGCAAAATTGCTTCGTTTCAGCAGTTTATACTGCACGACTGTGATGCTAATGATCATGGTACTTCTAGTTTTCCGGTTTCTTCTGTGCACCGCATAGGAATTCTTGATATTCGAATACTTAATACAGATCGACATGCTGGCAACATTTTGGTCAGGAAGCTCGACGATGGGGTTGGAAGGTTCAACCAGGTGGATTTAGTTCCCATAGATCACGGTCTTTGCCTTCCGGAAAGCTTGGAAGACCCGTATTTTGAGTGGATCCACTGGCCACAGGCATCGATTCCCTTCTCGGAGGATGAACTTCAATATATAGCTAATCTCGACCCATTTCACGATTCCGAGATGCTTAGGGTGGAGCTACCAATGATACGCGAGGCTTGCCTTCGGGTTTTAGTCCTTTGCACAATCTTCTTGAAAGAAGCTGCGTCTTTCGGTCTTTGTTTGGCcgaggttggtgaaatgatgAGTCGGGAGTTCCTAACTCATGCCGAGGAACCAAGTAAGTTGGAACTTATATGCATCGAGGCTAAGTCGGTTTTGCACGACTGTGAGATGATGTTCAATACTACGAGTTCAATTGATGACGACGAGTCTCAATTCGATTTAGAGTGTGAGGTTTCTAACGGAAATTTGAGCAGAATTTTGGAAGACAAGTTGTCGATCAAAAATGAAAGTGCAAATGAGCATTTTCCAACAAGTTCAAGTTTCTTTCCTGTGGTAGATATGAATGAAGATCAATGGCAGACGTTTCTTGATGAGTTTCAAAAGCTTCTACATCCGGCTTTTGCAAATCACAAAGCAGGGCGGGCTGGTCTAAGGCTTACTCGGAAGTTTGGAACTTCTTGCAAGTTCTGA
- the LOC130802162 gene encoding uncharacterized protein LOC130802162, which yields MRKMISLRLTSFILVVCLLVHALNNSLAHAQQAKVEIIKSRKNHAFAIKEIGNNNPIAKATLAGRKMVSTQKGQKFDDLRWINNPNEALSGNDNERNVLKTPNSMVSLDVSLNKVEIKAFFNSRNSKPTFSNSIKEKITQDYESRARKDNESNRLLEASKEIMKLMDRDYGGRKPPIKRRSPINNHNTKH from the exons ATGAGAAAGATGATCTCCTTAAGATTAACAAGCTTCATATTGGTTGTTTGTCTTCTTGTACATGCTCTAAATAACTCCTTAGCTCATGCTCAACAAG CCAAAGTAGAAATtatcaaatcaagaaaaaatcaTGCTTTTGCAATAAAG GAAATTGGAAACAATAATCCAATTGCAAAGGCAACTTTGGCAGGAAGAAAAATGGTTTCTACACAAAAGGGTCAAAAATTTGATGATCTAAGGTGGATAAACAACCCAAATGAAGCTCTTTCAG GAAATGATAATGAGAGGAATGTCTTGAAGACTCCTAATTCTATGGTATCACTTGATGTTTCACTTAATAAG GTGGAGATCAAGGCATTTTTTAATTCAAGAAACTCAAAGCCAACATTCAGCAACTCCATCAAGGAAAAGATAACTCAAGATTATGAGTCAAGAGCTAGAAAAGATAATGAGTCAAATAGACTTTTAGAAGCTTCTAAAGAGATTATGAAGCTAATGGATAGAGATTATGGAGGAAGGAAGCCCCCTATTAAGCGAAGGTCACCCATTAACAACCATAATACCAAACATTAA
- the LOC130802163 gene encoding GDSL esterase/lipase 7-like, producing the protein MLQKSHFCFVFILLFIIKWGDCSSSPPLAPAMFVFGDSLSDGGNNNWLPTLAKANYPPYGTNFPDGPTGRFTNGKLVIDFIADYLGLPYPPPYIMPFRPKIVTGYNYASAACGILPETGKEIGLCLDLEEQVKLFERTIRKQLSSKLKNPSQLSQHLEKSIFMVNIGSNDFLGNYFGSSSGTRQRYNPQQFNQLLIDALSLKLQELYKLGARKLVVFELGPLGCLSSMVRRFKPEGRCDENINQIVKNFNTRLALMLKSLTSSLQHSHFILGRAHWLGYDAIINPTKYGLIDGKNPCCKTLGNGTLTCIPFLPSCKNPNQHFFWDGSHLTEAINSLIASQCISGSSVCLPFNIQQLVQL; encoded by the exons atgttgcaaaaatcacatttttgttttgtctttattttattatttataataaaatgggGTGATTGCAGTTCATCACCACCTCTTGCTCCTGCTATGTTTGTTTTTGGAGATTCATTATCTGATGGTGGAAATAACAATTGGTTGCCTACATTGGCTAAGGCTAATTACCCTCCTTATGGTACCAATTTCCCTGATGGTCCTACTGGAAGATTCACTAATGGCAAACTTGTTATTGATTTTATag CTGATTATCTTGGACTGCCATATCCACCACCGTATATAATGCCATTTCGACCAAAGATAGTTACGGGCTATAATTATGCATCTGCAGCTTGCGGTATTTTACCAGAAACTGGAAAGGAAATT GGATTATGCTTAGATTTGGAAGAacaagtgaaattatttgaaagGACTATAAGAAAACAATTatcttcaaaattaaaaaatccaAGTCAGCTTTCCCAGCACTTGGAGAAATCCATATTTATGGTTAATATTGGCAGTAATGATTTCCTTGGCAACTATTTTGGATCGTCTTCAGGTACAAGACAACGTTATAATCCTCAACAATTTAACCAACTTCTCATTGATGCATTATCACTAAAACTACAG GAACTATACAAATTAGGAGCCAGGAAGCTAGTGGTATTCGAATTGGGACCACTTGGTTGCCTTTCATCAATGGTTAGACGTTTCAAGCCCGAAGGAAGAtgtgatgaaaatataaatcaaatagtaaaaaatttcaacactCGACTTGCTTTGATGCTTAAAAGTCTAACTTCCTCTCTTCAACACTCTCATTTCATACTTGGGCGTGCTCATTGGCTTGGTTATGATGCTATTATCAACCCTACAAAATATG GGTTAATTGATGGTAAAAATCCATGTTGCAAAACATTGGGAAATGGCACATTGACATGCATTCCATTTCTCCCATCATGCAAAAATCCCAATCAACATTTCTTTTGGGATGGTAGTCATCTCACCGAAGCTATCAACTCTCTCATTGCTTCTCAATGTATTAGTGGCTCCTCTGTTTGTCTTCCTTTTAATATCCAACAACTTGTTCAactctag